A window from Luteibacter flocculans encodes these proteins:
- a CDS encoding AAA family ATPase, which translates to MFDFRSLEVVHWDYWQRFSLPLDTNIVTVVGPNGSGKTTLLDALRTLLTIDCAGNRDYKSYLRHNGKPFAWLRARVGNTPGPSGERPFFPLMDREVTLACRIQKKGGEWTRQYAVLGGDVSVEEIEARGEFLGLREYRVRLEGAGLSQAIRRVLTLEQGATDKLCQLPPKALLDLVFDVFGDKAVLDDYQRARNEQGEADREQHGLEHQLSLIGVSLQEAEARARSFQEWNALKTERVDLVSEILPRTELAELLAGIRGARPQLTGIKRRVTELERRDVELARQLGELDAQGETLRAEQHEADLARQQTQKSLDAARAELAQNDLLIKQEARLREMVAAQGGADHERLANVARDARALANHLQAEETRLRQELTTVTSQLSAWRSGRRYTPDFEASFRRALDEAGIRHSMLSEIVEIAEPRWQPAVEAVLAGYRHVVLLDDPRDREAAWKLGEQHRYKHFVVADRAPAESATRGSLLEVVSFSAAAPEWLLRNLDRIRRVENVTEGAACSRDQDWITPQGYFKERRGGRHLGVDDMYFGSGARERQLRDGEAALRGIEARLREIASERKDALARASDAEAVLRGASASSQLADRADEFAEAHEQQARLREDVQRTADSHAAAEQHYEAVREKRLKTSNARDNGAREQRDVQRQLADAVRQHHQLRGEQVDRLKAFRAKRRHVPLALRGRTAMAALRERFESPAAVRREIDRVERRLEEGHWEQDPSVLALREKLLSDHDGLKLDLEKRRIHLERASRITHEARGAYIQVLRNTVRRYAKNLKVLAELAGIGVEVDLPELSNDDLALSSAALHVRFEFDKKGWIGMDDGEASGGQQVMKSLLLLVALMRDEDRPGGFVFIDEPFAHLDIFNIDKVGAFLKSTRAQYILTTPATHNINVFQPSELTLVTSKRRPGATWAQPLAVLRRRSNAA; encoded by the coding sequence ATGTTTGATTTCCGCAGCCTCGAAGTGGTGCATTGGGATTACTGGCAGCGTTTCAGCCTGCCGCTGGATACCAACATCGTCACCGTCGTGGGCCCGAACGGCTCAGGCAAGACCACGCTGCTCGATGCATTGCGCACGCTGCTCACCATCGACTGCGCGGGCAACCGCGACTACAAGAGCTACCTGCGCCACAACGGCAAACCGTTCGCCTGGTTGCGCGCCCGCGTTGGCAACACGCCGGGGCCGAGCGGCGAGCGTCCGTTCTTCCCCTTGATGGACCGCGAAGTAACGCTCGCCTGCCGCATCCAGAAGAAGGGCGGCGAGTGGACCCGGCAATACGCCGTGCTGGGCGGCGATGTCAGCGTTGAGGAGATCGAGGCGCGCGGCGAGTTTCTCGGCCTGCGCGAATACCGCGTGCGCCTGGAAGGTGCCGGCCTGTCGCAGGCGATCCGCCGCGTGCTCACGCTCGAACAAGGTGCGACGGACAAGCTATGCCAGCTTCCGCCCAAGGCCCTGCTCGATCTCGTCTTCGACGTCTTCGGCGACAAGGCCGTGCTCGACGACTACCAGCGCGCACGCAACGAACAGGGTGAAGCCGATCGCGAGCAGCACGGCCTCGAACACCAGTTGTCGCTCATTGGCGTGAGCCTGCAGGAAGCCGAAGCGCGTGCGCGCTCCTTCCAGGAATGGAATGCGCTGAAGACCGAGCGTGTGGATCTCGTCTCCGAGATTCTCCCGCGCACCGAACTCGCCGAACTGCTCGCCGGCATCCGCGGCGCGCGTCCTCAGCTCACCGGCATCAAGCGCCGCGTGACGGAACTGGAACGCCGCGATGTGGAACTCGCCCGACAACTCGGCGAACTGGACGCCCAGGGCGAAACGCTTCGTGCGGAACAGCACGAGGCGGACCTCGCACGCCAGCAGACCCAGAAGAGCCTCGACGCCGCACGCGCCGAGCTCGCGCAGAACGACCTGCTGATCAAGCAGGAGGCGAGGCTGCGCGAGATGGTGGCGGCGCAGGGCGGCGCGGATCACGAACGTCTCGCCAACGTGGCGCGCGATGCGCGCGCCCTGGCAAATCATCTGCAAGCCGAGGAAACCCGGCTGCGCCAGGAACTGACCACCGTCACCAGCCAGCTTTCGGCCTGGCGCAGCGGACGTCGCTACACACCCGACTTCGAAGCCTCGTTCCGTCGTGCGCTCGACGAAGCGGGCATCCGCCACAGCATGCTCAGCGAAATCGTGGAGATCGCCGAGCCCCGCTGGCAGCCGGCGGTCGAAGCGGTACTCGCCGGTTATCGCCACGTCGTGCTGCTGGACGATCCACGCGATCGCGAGGCGGCGTGGAAGCTCGGCGAGCAGCATCGCTACAAGCATTTCGTGGTCGCAGACCGCGCGCCCGCCGAATCGGCGACGCGCGGCTCGCTGCTTGAGGTCGTATCGTTCTCCGCTGCGGCGCCCGAATGGTTGCTGCGCAATCTCGATCGCATCCGCCGCGTGGAGAACGTGACCGAAGGCGCAGCCTGCAGCCGCGATCAGGACTGGATCACCCCGCAGGGCTATTTCAAGGAGCGACGCGGCGGACGCCATCTCGGCGTCGACGACATGTACTTCGGTTCCGGGGCTCGCGAACGCCAATTGCGCGACGGCGAAGCCGCGTTGCGCGGCATCGAGGCACGTCTCCGCGAGATCGCGAGCGAACGCAAGGACGCCCTGGCACGTGCCAGCGACGCCGAAGCCGTACTGCGCGGCGCCAGCGCCAGCAGCCAGCTCGCTGACCGCGCCGATGAATTCGCAGAAGCACACGAGCAGCAGGCCCGCCTGCGCGAGGACGTGCAGCGCACCGCCGACAGTCATGCGGCCGCCGAACAACATTACGAGGCTGTCCGCGAGAAGCGCCTCAAGACCTCCAATGCCCGCGATAACGGCGCGCGCGAACAGCGCGACGTGCAGCGCCAGTTGGCGGATGCCGTGCGCCAGCATCATCAGTTGCGTGGTGAGCAGGTCGACCGCCTCAAGGCATTCCGCGCCAAGCGGCGCCACGTGCCCCTGGCGTTGCGTGGACGCACCGCCATGGCCGCGCTGCGGGAACGCTTCGAGTCGCCCGCAGCGGTACGCCGCGAGATCGATCGCGTGGAACGCCGCTTAGAAGAAGGCCACTGGGAACAGGATCCCAGCGTGCTCGCGCTCCGCGAAAAGCTGCTATCCGACCACGATGGACTGAAACTCGATCTGGAAAAGCGCCGCATCCATCTCGAGCGCGCGTCGCGTATCACCCACGAGGCGCGCGGTGCCTATATCCAGGTGCTGCGCAACACCGTTCGTCGTTATGCCAAGAACCTCAAGGTGCTCGCGGAGCTGGCGGGCATCGGCGTGGAGGTCGATCTTCCCGAACTCAGCAACGACGACCTCGCGTTGTCGTCCGCCGCGTTGCATGTGCGCTTCGAGTTCGACAAGAAGGGTTGGATCGGCATGGACGACGGCGAGGCATCGGGCGGCCAGCAGGTGATGAAATCGCTGTTGCTGCTCGTGGCGCTCATGCGCGACGAGGACCGGCCGGGCGGCTTCGTCTTCATCGACGAACCGTTCGCGCACCTGGACATCTTCAACATCGACAAGGTCGGCGCGTTCCTGAAGAGCACGCGCGCGCAGTACATCCTGACGACGCCAGCCACGCACAACATCAATGTGTTCCAGCCATCCGAACTCACGCTCGTCACGAGCAAGCGGCGACCGGGTGCGACCTGGGCGCAACCGCTGGCGGTGTTGCGGCGGCGGTCCAACGCCGCGTGA
- the folE gene encoding GTP cyclohydrolase I FolE produces the protein MSDDAKSRPVSREQAEEAVRTLLLWAGEDPTREGLLDTPKRVVKAYADWFSGYDQDPAEYLRRTFEEVAGYDEMIVLRDIEFESHCEHHMAPIIGRAHVGYVPTDRVVGISKLARVVDGFARRFQVQEKLTAQIAHCIEDTLRPRGVGVVIDASHECMTTRGVHKRGVSMVTSQMLGSFREDPRTRSEFLRFVGVDRR, from the coding sequence ATGAGCGACGACGCCAAGTCCCGTCCGGTCAGCCGCGAACAGGCCGAGGAGGCCGTACGCACGCTGCTGCTGTGGGCGGGCGAAGACCCGACGCGCGAGGGTCTCCTCGATACGCCCAAGCGCGTGGTCAAGGCATACGCCGACTGGTTCAGCGGCTACGACCAGGACCCCGCCGAATACCTCCGCCGCACCTTCGAAGAAGTGGCCGGCTACGACGAGATGATCGTGCTGCGCGACATCGAGTTCGAGAGCCATTGCGAACATCACATGGCACCGATCATCGGCCGCGCGCACGTAGGCTACGTCCCCACCGACCGCGTCGTTGGCATCAGCAAGCTCGCCCGCGTGGTGGATGGTTTCGCCCGGCGTTTCCAGGTGCAGGAAAAACTCACCGCGCAGATCGCTCACTGCATCGAAGACACGTTGCGTCCGCGCGGCGTGGGCGTGGTAATCGATGCCAGCCATGAGTGCATGACCACCCGCGGCGTGCACAAGCGCGGCGTGTCCATGGTCACCAGCCAGATGCTCGGCAGCTTCCGCGAAGATCCACGCACGCGCAGCGAGTTCCTTCGCTTCGTGGGCGTCGATCGCCGCTGA
- the rmuC gene encoding DNA recombination protein RmuC, translating into MTLETILILVLLVVALACLGLLFALLGRGRQDDGQAARLDALREDSRRLEALIRDEQRAGRSELGDSLGQFRGHVQEQLQLAADRQHERIEGFGRRLDQLTERTDTGLQSLRQGLADDSRKTREESALTLKHFGELLDQRFTALTADNEKRLAEVRTTLETRLGAIQQDNAAKLEQMRATVDEKLQATLETRLGQSFQLVSERLEAVQRGLGEMQALAAGVGDLKRVLTNVKTRGTFGEVQLGALLEQILIAEQYAANVATVPGSSERVEYAIRLPGADEGAPVWLPIDAKYPVEDYQRLLDAQDAADVEGAQAAGKALELRVREEAKRIRAKYVAPPHTTDFAILFLPTEGLYAEVIRRPGLSDQLQREWRVTVAGPTTLTALLNSLQMGFRTLAIEKRSSEVWHVLAAVKNEFGKFATVLEKTRKQLDTVRNSIDTAGVRTRAIERKLRGVESLGSDESQALLDIVPGLDDGDETEPSGD; encoded by the coding sequence ATGACGCTTGAAACCATCCTCATCCTTGTTCTTCTGGTGGTGGCCCTCGCCTGCCTCGGTCTGCTGTTCGCCCTGCTCGGCAGGGGCCGCCAGGACGACGGCCAGGCCGCGCGCCTCGATGCCCTCCGTGAGGACAGCCGACGCCTCGAAGCACTGATCCGCGACGAACAACGCGCTGGCCGCAGCGAGCTGGGCGACAGTCTGGGCCAGTTCCGCGGGCACGTGCAGGAGCAACTGCAGCTCGCGGCGGACCGCCAGCACGAGCGCATCGAAGGCTTCGGACGCCGTCTCGATCAGCTCACCGAGCGCACCGACACCGGCCTGCAATCGCTGCGCCAGGGCCTCGCCGACGACTCGCGCAAGACCCGCGAGGAATCGGCACTGACCTTGAAGCACTTCGGCGAACTGCTCGACCAGCGCTTCACCGCCCTCACCGCCGACAACGAAAAGCGGCTTGCGGAGGTCCGGACCACGCTGGAAACGCGCCTCGGCGCGATCCAGCAGGACAACGCGGCGAAGCTGGAACAGATGCGGGCGACGGTGGACGAGAAACTCCAGGCCACGCTGGAAACCCGGCTCGGCCAGTCGTTCCAGCTCGTGTCCGAACGTCTGGAAGCCGTGCAGCGCGGCCTGGGCGAGATGCAGGCGCTGGCGGCAGGCGTGGGCGATCTCAAGCGCGTGCTGACCAACGTAAAGACCCGCGGCACCTTCGGTGAAGTGCAGTTGGGTGCCCTGCTGGAACAGATACTCATTGCCGAGCAGTACGCGGCCAACGTCGCTACCGTGCCCGGTTCCAGCGAGCGCGTGGAGTACGCCATCCGCCTTCCCGGTGCCGACGAGGGCGCCCCGGTCTGGCTTCCCATCGACGCCAAGTATCCGGTCGAGGATTACCAGCGTCTGCTGGACGCGCAGGACGCTGCAGACGTCGAAGGCGCACAGGCGGCCGGCAAGGCCCTGGAGCTCCGCGTACGCGAGGAAGCCAAGCGCATCCGCGCCAAGTACGTTGCCCCGCCGCACACCACCGACTTCGCGATCCTGTTCCTGCCGACGGAAGGCCTCTACGCGGAGGTGATCCGCCGCCCGGGGCTGTCCGACCAGTTGCAGCGCGAGTGGCGGGTGACGGTCGCGGGCCCCACGACGCTCACGGCCCTGCTCAACAGCCTGCAGATGGGCTTCCGCACGCTGGCCATTGAAAAGCGCTCGTCCGAGGTCTGGCACGTGCTGGCGGCAGTCAAGAACGAGTTCGGCAAGTTCGCCACCGTGCTGGAAAAGACCCGCAAGCAACTGGACACCGTGCGCAACAGCATCGATACGGCCGGTGTGCGCACCCGCGCCATCGAGCGCAAGCTGCGCGGGGTCGAATCCCTGGGGTCCGACGAATCCCAGGCCCTGCTCGACATCGTCCCGGGCCTGGACGATGGGGATGAGACGGAGCCATCCGGCGACTGA
- the rpiA gene encoding ribose-5-phosphate isomerase RpiA, giving the protein MSQDNEKRLAAETAAFRYVGNGTFKNGILGVGTGSTVNFFIDELSQYRDRIKAAVSSSEASSARLRKLGIDVIDLNAAGRLDLYVDGADECDPQKRLIKGGGAALTREKIVAAASDRFVCIIDASKQVDVLGTFPLPIEVIPMARSYVAREIVARGGQPVWRDGVVTDNGNWIIDVHGWRITNPVELEADLNQIVGVVTVGLFAKRPADVVIVGNREV; this is encoded by the coding sequence ATGAGCCAGGACAACGAGAAGCGCCTCGCTGCCGAAACTGCCGCCTTCCGCTACGTGGGCAACGGCACGTTCAAGAACGGCATCCTGGGCGTGGGCACCGGTTCCACGGTCAACTTCTTCATCGACGAACTCTCGCAGTATCGCGACCGGATCAAGGCCGCAGTCTCCAGCTCCGAAGCCTCCAGCGCTCGCCTGCGCAAGCTCGGCATCGACGTCATCGACCTCAACGCCGCCGGCCGCCTCGATCTCTACGTCGACGGTGCCGACGAATGCGATCCGCAGAAGCGTCTTATCAAAGGCGGTGGCGCAGCGCTCACGCGCGAGAAGATCGTCGCCGCGGCATCCGATCGTTTCGTCTGCATCATCGACGCCAGCAAGCAGGTCGACGTGCTCGGCACGTTCCCGCTGCCGATCGAGGTGATCCCGATGGCACGCAGCTACGTGGCGCGCGAGATCGTGGCCCGCGGCGGCCAGCCCGTATGGCGCGATGGCGTGGTCACGGACAACGGCAACTGGATCATCGACGTCCATGGCTGGCGCATCACCAACCCGGTGGAACTCGAAGCCGATCTCAACCAGATCGTCGGCGTCGTCACCGTCGGTCTCTTTGCGAAGCGTCCGGCCGACGTCGTGATCGTCGGCAATCGCGAAGTCTGA
- a CDS encoding EVE domain-containing protein — translation MKSEPDTFSIDDLERKGVEPWDGVRNYQARNFMRDGMKVGDKIFFYHSNTDVPGIVGIATVASPAYPDESQFNRKSKYYDEKSTREEPRWMLVDVKFERKLARTISLDELKARDELADMPLVRKGNRLSVMPVAKADWDFILKLEKS, via the coding sequence ATGAAATCCGAGCCAGACACCTTCTCCATCGACGACCTCGAACGCAAAGGCGTCGAACCGTGGGACGGCGTGCGCAACTACCAGGCGCGGAACTTCATGCGCGACGGCATGAAGGTGGGTGACAAGATCTTCTTCTATCACTCGAATACCGACGTGCCCGGCATCGTCGGCATCGCCACGGTGGCCTCGCCCGCCTATCCGGACGAGAGCCAGTTCAACCGCAAGTCCAAGTACTACGACGAGAAGAGCACGCGCGAAGAACCGCGCTGGATGCTCGTGGACGTGAAGTTCGAGCGCAAGCTTGCCCGCACCATTTCGCTCGACGAACTGAAGGCCCGCGACGAACTCGCCGACATGCCGCTCGTGCGCAAGGGCAATCGCCTGTCGGTGATGCCGGTAGCCAAGGCGGACTGGGATTTCATCCTGAAGCTGGAAAAGTCATGA
- a CDS encoding 5-formyltetrahydrofolate cyclo-ligase: MPKLPERRELRADLVQRRRQLKPAERVAAAQGLRQSLEQLPEFLTDTHVAGYWATGGELPLNLAIAPMAERGQTFYLPVVTKSGGKRRLKFAPWTTGEDVETNEMGIPEPRASERIVEADKLDLVLVPLLGFDRRGNRLGFGGGYYDRSFEFLRDRERPAKPLLVGVAYDFQELDAIETAEWDIALDYVATDKELIDCTGGGA; this comes from the coding sequence ATGCCAAAGCTACCCGAGAGACGTGAACTGCGAGCCGACCTCGTGCAGCGCCGCCGCCAGTTGAAACCGGCTGAGCGCGTTGCTGCGGCCCAGGGATTGCGTCAATCCCTCGAACAGTTGCCGGAATTCCTTACCGATACCCATGTGGCCGGTTATTGGGCCACCGGCGGCGAGTTGCCTCTGAATCTCGCCATCGCCCCCATGGCCGAGCGCGGGCAGACCTTCTACCTGCCCGTCGTGACCAAGTCCGGTGGCAAGCGGCGCCTCAAGTTCGCGCCGTGGACCACCGGCGAAGACGTCGAAACCAACGAGATGGGCATCCCCGAGCCGCGCGCCTCGGAGCGCATCGTGGAAGCCGACAAGCTCGACCTCGTGCTGGTGCCGCTCCTCGGTTTCGACCGCCGCGGCAACCGCCTCGGCTTCGGTGGCGGCTACTACGATCGCAGCTTCGAGTTCCTCCGCGACCGCGAGCGTCCCGCGAAGCCGCTGCTGGTCGGCGTCGCCTACGACTTCCAGGAACTGGACGCGATCGAGACGGCCGAGTGGGACATCGCGCTCGACTACGTCGCCACCGACAAGGAACTGATCGACTGCACGGGCGGCGGCGCGTGA
- a CDS encoding cell division protein ZapA: MNATASEPVSLRLLDREFHIACAPEERAGLVAAAQFLDGKMRELKANTKVPGFDRIAVLTAVSIAHELLTLRKEHDSQEQALTDGLAALRRKLDGLLDASVK; this comes from the coding sequence ATGAACGCCACCGCCAGCGAACCGGTTTCTCTCCGCCTGCTCGATCGCGAGTTTCACATTGCCTGCGCCCCGGAAGAGCGCGCAGGGCTGGTCGCCGCCGCCCAGTTTCTGGACGGCAAGATGCGCGAACTCAAGGCCAATACCAAGGTGCCGGGCTTCGACCGCATCGCGGTGCTGACCGCCGTGAGCATCGCTCACGAACTGCTCACGCTGCGCAAGGAACACGACTCGCAGGAACAGGCGCTGACCGACGGCCTGGCCGCTCTGCGCAGAAAGCTTGATGGTCTGCTCGACGCGTCGGTAAAATAG
- a CDS encoding TIGR02449 family protein — MTNPDAFKTELEALSATLDRLVDTVRRLTEENRSLRHSQEQLANERAGLMARNEQARSRVEAMIQRLKALENTG; from the coding sequence ATGACGAACCCGGATGCCTTCAAGACCGAACTGGAAGCCCTGAGCGCGACGCTCGACCGGCTCGTCGATACCGTTCGCCGCCTCACCGAGGAAAACCGCAGCCTGCGCCATAGCCAGGAGCAGTTGGCGAACGAACGCGCAGGACTCATGGCACGCAACGAACAAGCGCGCAGCCGTGTGGAAGCAATGATCCAGCGCCTCAAGGCGCTGGAGAACACGGGCTGA
- a CDS encoding UPF0149 family protein translates to MPANQTVDPEDIAELIERCKLSTSVSEFHGSLVGYISAGGRFPHGSVLEALQLEPDPTPGADDQAMLGRLRHQTEMWLADTDLTFGPWLPEEDAPLAARAEGLTDWTRGFLGGFGLGGTPETARSLSEDAREVLKDMATIASSEFELGEDVEGDEDSLTEIEEFVRVGALLLHAEVGSRHEPASDTRH, encoded by the coding sequence ATGCCGGCCAATCAGACCGTCGACCCCGAAGACATCGCCGAACTCATCGAGCGCTGCAAGCTGTCCACCTCGGTGAGCGAATTCCACGGCTCGTTGGTGGGCTATATCAGTGCGGGCGGGCGATTCCCGCATGGCTCCGTGCTGGAGGCGCTGCAACTGGAACCTGACCCGACGCCCGGTGCCGACGATCAGGCGATGCTCGGCCGGCTTCGGCACCAGACGGAAATGTGGCTCGCCGACACGGACCTCACCTTCGGGCCCTGGCTGCCGGAAGAGGACGCGCCGCTTGCGGCGCGCGCCGAAGGTCTCACCGACTGGACGCGCGGGTTTCTCGGCGGCTTCGGCCTCGGTGGCACCCCCGAAACGGCGCGGAGTCTCAGCGAGGACGCGCGCGAGGTGCTGAAGGACATGGCCACGATCGCCTCCTCCGAGTTCGAACTCGGCGAGGACGTGGAGGGCGACGAGGATTCGCTCACCGAAATCGAGGAATTCGTGCGGGTCGGCGCGCTGTTGCTTCACGCCGAGGTGGGCAGCAGGCACGAACCGGCGAGCGATACGCGGCATTGA
- a CDS encoding aminopeptidase P N-terminal domain-containing protein, which produces MIGAAEYARRRRELMRMAGEDAVLILAAAPERMRNADAPWPYRQDSDFHYLTGFDEPEAVLALLPGRAHGESVLFCRERDAERERWDGERMGTDRAARELKLDDAFPIDDIDDILPGMIEGRARVYCHFGQEPDFDARLLGWMRRLRTARGGGVVPKDLVALGHLLHDLRLFKSRDELALMRRSAEVAAAAHLSAMAVARPGVAEYEVEGEILRTIRGRGAVPAFPPTVAGGVNACIMHYQANRAILNDGELLLVDAGAEVNYYASDITRSFPIGGRFTKEQRALYEIVYEAQLAAIDAVRPGRSFGDAHDAAVRVIAEGLCAVGILRGGADRVIAEGSYKTYFPSKTGHWLGLDVHDVGDYRIDGQPRVLEEGMVVTVEPGIYVPPDDKRVHERWRGIGIRIEDDVAVTKGAPDVMTAMVPKAPDALER; this is translated from the coding sequence TTGATCGGCGCAGCAGAGTACGCCCGGCGCCGCCGGGAACTGATGCGCATGGCGGGCGAGGATGCCGTACTGATCCTCGCCGCCGCCCCGGAGCGCATGCGCAATGCCGATGCGCCGTGGCCATACCGGCAGGATTCCGACTTTCACTACCTCACCGGCTTCGACGAGCCCGAGGCCGTGCTGGCCTTGCTGCCGGGACGTGCGCACGGCGAGAGCGTGCTGTTCTGCCGTGAACGCGACGCGGAACGCGAGCGCTGGGACGGCGAGCGCATGGGCACCGATCGGGCGGCTCGCGAGTTGAAGCTCGACGACGCCTTTCCCATCGACGATATCGACGACATTCTGCCCGGCATGATTGAGGGCAGGGCGCGGGTGTACTGCCATTTCGGCCAGGAGCCCGATTTCGACGCCCGCCTGCTCGGATGGATGCGCCGGCTACGTACGGCGCGCGGCGGTGGCGTGGTGCCCAAGGATCTCGTCGCGCTCGGTCATCTTTTGCACGACCTGCGTCTGTTCAAATCGCGCGACGAACTGGCGCTGATGCGGCGCTCGGCCGAGGTCGCCGCCGCGGCCCACCTCTCGGCGATGGCGGTGGCCCGTCCTGGCGTGGCCGAGTACGAGGTCGAAGGCGAGATCCTGCGCACCATCCGTGGCCGCGGCGCGGTGCCGGCCTTCCCGCCCACGGTGGCGGGTGGCGTGAACGCATGCATCATGCATTACCAGGCCAACCGCGCCATCTTGAACGATGGCGAGCTGCTGCTCGTGGACGCCGGTGCGGAGGTGAACTATTACGCCTCCGACATCACGCGCAGCTTTCCGATCGGCGGGCGCTTCACGAAGGAACAGCGTGCCCTTTACGAGATCGTGTACGAGGCCCAGCTTGCGGCCATCGACGCGGTACGTCCCGGCCGCTCGTTCGGCGATGCCCACGACGCCGCGGTGCGCGTGATCGCCGAGGGTCTGTGCGCTGTGGGCATTCTGCGCGGCGGAGCCGATCGCGTGATCGCCGAAGGCAGCTACAAGACGTATTTCCCGAGCAAGACCGGCCACTGGCTTGGCCTGGACGTGCATGACGTGGGCGATTACCGCATCGACGGCCAACCGCGCGTCCTCGAAGAAGGCATGGTGGTCACCGTCGAGCCGGGCATCTACGTGCCGCCCGACGACAAGCGCGTGCATGAGCGCTGGCGTGGCATCGGCATCCGCATTGAGGACGACGTGGCCGTGACCAAGGGCGCGCCGGACGTCATGACGGCGATGGTTCCGAAGGCGCCCGACGCGCTGGAGCGCTAG
- the pepQ gene encoding Xaa-Pro dipeptidase, translating to MNDALAALYPQHLATLRERTDTALARGGFEHLVVPAGRPITKFLDDQDYPFIVNPHFKHWLPLVDAPGSWLVYTPGEKPKLVFLQPRDYWHVVPEAPSGYWVDHFDIVVVRKPADAIAELPATLSRCAIIGDQFCNLQDVCANNPPAVVDHLHYHRAYKTPYELELMREASRRGARGHRAAERAFREGESEFGIHLAYLAAARQLDAELPYASIVGLNEHGAVLHYTNFDRHAPKESHSFLIDAGASAAGYASDITRTYAGDGAAEFQALIDSVDAAERSFAAKVRHGQSYADLHIHAHHVLAGVLREHDFIRMTPESAVESGVSSAFFPHGLGHGIGLQVHDVAGFQAAETGGTIAKPEGHPYLRLTRPVETGMVVTIEPGIYFIDMLLAELKHKPFAADINWTKVDAFRKYGGIRIEDDVVCTAGEPENLTRDAFAQL from the coding sequence ATGAACGACGCGCTGGCCGCGCTCTACCCGCAGCACCTCGCCACCCTGCGCGAGCGCACCGACACCGCCCTCGCCCGCGGCGGTTTCGAACACCTCGTCGTTCCGGCCGGTCGCCCGATCACGAAATTCCTCGACGACCAGGACTACCCGTTCATCGTCAACCCGCATTTCAAGCACTGGCTGCCACTCGTCGACGCGCCGGGAAGCTGGCTCGTGTACACGCCCGGCGAAAAGCCGAAGCTGGTGTTCCTCCAGCCCCGCGATTACTGGCACGTGGTACCCGAAGCGCCGTCGGGCTACTGGGTGGATCACTTCGACATCGTCGTTGTCCGCAAGCCTGCCGACGCCATTGCCGAACTGCCGGCCACGCTGTCGCGCTGCGCGATCATCGGCGACCAGTTCTGCAACCTGCAGGACGTCTGCGCGAACAACCCGCCCGCGGTGGTCGACCACCTGCATTACCACCGCGCGTACAAGACGCCGTACGAACTCGAACTCATGCGCGAAGCCAGCCGCCGCGGCGCGCGCGGCCACCGCGCCGCCGAGCGTGCGTTCCGCGAGGGTGAGAGCGAGTTCGGCATCCACCTCGCGTATCTTGCGGCGGCACGACAGCTCGACGCGGAACTGCCGTACGCCAGCATCGTCGGCCTCAACGAACATGGCGCCGTGCTGCATTACACGAACTTCGATCGGCACGCACCGAAGGAAAGCCACTCGTTCCTGATCGATGCCGGCGCCAGCGCAGCGGGCTATGCCAGCGACATCACGCGCACGTATGCGGGCGATGGTGCGGCCGAGTTCCAGGCCCTCATCGACTCGGTGGATGCCGCCGAGCGTTCGTTCGCCGCCAAGGTGCGTCACGGCCAGAGCTACGCCGATCTCCACATTCATGCGCACCACGTGCTCGCTGGCGTGCTTCGCGAGCACGACTTCATTCGCATGACGCCGGAAAGCGCCGTGGAATCCGGTGTCTCGTCCGCGTTCTTCCCACATGGCCTGGGCCACGGTATCGGCCTGCAGGTGCATGACGTCGCCGGTTTCCAGGCGGCCGAGACTGGCGGCACCATCGCAAAGCCGGAAGGCCATCCTTACCTGCGTCTCACCCGCCCCGTCGAAACGGGCATGGTGGTCACCATCGAACCCGGCATCTACTTCATCGACATGCTGCTGGCCGAGTTGAAGCACAAGCCGTTCGCGGCGGACATCAACTGGACCAAGGTGGATGCGTTCCGCAAGTACGGCGGCATCCGCATCGAGGATGACGTGGTCTGCACCGCGGGCGAACCGGAAAACCTCACGCGCGACGCGTTCGCGCAGCTGTAA
- a CDS encoding PilZ domain-containing protein translates to MSRDFEQRRAPRKQATSPMPIVDVMTERVLGQLGNLSATGLMLLGAPPPRAGAVHQVAFTLRDAQHREHRVEIGIQEQWHEPAATARQFWSGYRIVAASDDDVRAIDEWIGPPTD, encoded by the coding sequence ATGAGTCGCGACTTCGAACAGCGCCGCGCGCCGCGCAAGCAGGCCACATCGCCCATGCCGATCGTGGACGTAATGACCGAGAGGGTGCTCGGCCAGCTCGGCAATCTTTCGGCGACCGGGCTGATGTTGCTCGGGGCGCCACCGCCGAGGGCCGGCGCGGTCCACCAGGTGGCCTTCACGCTGCGCGATGCCCAGCACCGCGAACATCGGGTTGAAATAGGGATCCAGGAGCAATGGCACGAACCGGCAGCCACCGCCAGGCAGTTCTGGTCCGGCTACCGCATCGTCGCGGCGAGCGACGACGACGTGCGTGCCATCGACGAATGGATCGGACCACCTACCGACTGA